The DNA sequence AGAAATGCAAACTTTGAAAACTcctacacacacactctctacTACATGGCTCAAGTGTATGCTAAATTGGATGAGAGTGAGAAATCTGCTTCATGTTGTCATAAAACCTTACAGAGACAATTAGATGCACACAAGTATAATCCGTTAGATTGGGCAATAAATGCTGCCACATTGTCCCAATACTTTGTCACAAAAGATGATTATCCCCAGGCTCGACATTGCCTTGCGTGTGCAGAAGTCATTTATGAGGTCAGTGGATTTTTACTAGCATAATGCATTGCAAGTTATGTAATAGCAAAAGGAATATCACTCTAAGAAACGTGATTATAATTTATAGGGATTGAAATTTTAACAGTCTATGTGTATAAGCAAGCAATGATCCtcatatagtgtagattcagatttgttcataATAAGCATTGTGTGTGTTGTAGGTATAGAAATGATTGGTAAAAAGAGGAAGTTTAATGTACCAAAAAGTAGTACATGTCATACTGTCAAGGTCATAATCATTACAATGTAAGTTATGGTAATGTTCCAGTTTTCAGTCTCATACTTGCTGCAGAGCTGGCAAGTGGAGAAGGAAAGATGCCTTATTTTAGGGTTAACAGTACACTTGTTAAAGGATAATGGGTCATTGACAACTTTATAAGGGATTTAACTGAGAGTAACAGTATTAAGAACACCACATAAATATTaagtcaatctgattaaaatcagatcctcggtCCGCTCCTCTTTCTTCATCTTGTCGCTACACAAGTGTAgcaacaagaaaaaaaaaaagatgaagaaaaaggagcggatcgaggatctgattttaatcagattgatattAAGTTAGTATTTTTCCAAGTTCAAAGAAGTATGTTATTGATTTTAGGCCAGTTCAGGGATGATAGGTCAAGATACAGCACCATAGCTGTTGTGAATAGATTGAAGCAATTTCCCAACAAGTATGAGAGTCTCAGATTAAATTCTGGTGTTAGTGCTCTAATACTCTTTATATATGGTTAGGTGACAGCATGAATTACACTTTACTTTTTATCCACATGATTTGTGATTATGACCTTGGTAATAGTCTAATAGAACATATCATTATCATGATAcatgctttttagctcacctgagctgaaaactctagtgagcttttctgattgtctgttgtccattgtctgtctgtaaacttttcacttttttccccgaacttcttctccagaatcactaggccaatttcaaccaaattaaGTTACTTGGCagaaagcatccttgggtgaagggctttcaagtttgttcaaatgaagggccatgtccccttcaaaggggagataatcagtgAAAGCGAAATGTCGTCAGACCGACGGACATGTCCGGTAATTGGACTCTCAGTCCGGTAAACTTCGTTATATTTCTGGTCCGAATGTCCGGTGACTTTCCGGCAACGGTTTCGGAAACTATGTTTCGACTTCCAGTTCCGTttataaaaaaacccataaaatgcaaaaataggatggggtcatttaaaaatctttttctcaagaaccactgggcccgAAGAGctgaaatctacatgaaaacttGTTGACATAggggaaattcaagtttgttcaaatcatgacccctaggggtaggatggggccacaataggggatcaaagttttacatgcatagAACCACTGAGGTAGGAAATtacaaagaagtaggtacagtttctacagtcatctggcccaaaatattgatgatttcacttggagctcaaatcctggcattcaattaaggaatagtttagcaaacccaaaattcactcaatttgatcagcaaaatgatttgtgtcatatgacgagagcttgaagttggcataaaattgcaaaaatgccattttcaatgaaaatatccacaaattcaggtggttttccttttagaaaacatacagcgcatgcgtcgagcaaattcatattgaagcatgtttttcatctcaaaataatacacaatatatatcattttcattttgctcgacaaatgcacacatcttttcctgattgtatgacatttgacagttttcgggcttattttgagaaaaaggcgggaaatgtcttattcatgatgtcataatgctatccatttaaaactatcattctgattttgttgacatagtatacctggcatttattttactttcttaaaacgctgattaaggttaattccagacacattttatagagaggaATTTTTttggcctttttatgtatacaaccgtaccttgttctttacatgaaagcttcctgacatataatgcagattcaaatttcttCTGAACAGATCATGactcccgggggtaggatggggccctaattttacatacaaatatatagagaaaatcttcttctcaagaaccattgagccatagaagtttacatttacatgaaagcatcctgacatagtgtagattcaagtttgtaaaaatcatggcccctgagggtaggttggggccacaatagggatcaaagttttacatgtgaatatatctagggaaaatcattaaatatgggccaaggtgactcaggttagtgatgtggcccatgggcctcttgttttatgcAGACTTCCTCTTTTTACTAGTTATTTCTATACTAACAAGAGGAGTAATCCTCACCAAGGCCATTTTGCTTTTATTGCGAGTTCTCTTGAACAAAGCATTGCTAACTTTGGCTGAAAAATaacaacaattttgttttccatCACAGGAGACACACTTGGGAGAGGATGAAAATGTATCTGATGATGATAAGGAAAAACTTCAGCAGGGTAAGGCTGACATACGCAGATGTTGGGCCAAGTATGGACTGGCGCTACTCGAGTTCTCCAAGGATCGACTTTTGAAAGCATCAGAAGAAGAGGAAACAAAACAGGACCAGGATCAGATCGAGaaggattttgaaaaatttaaccttgAAGTTGCATTTCGGGAGGAACAAATTACCTGTAAACCTCTTCGAGATTTTGAAGAGGCAAGAAATGTGTTCTTAAGAGTACAGACTTGGCTAAATGAAGCAAAAgatttttatgtttttgatgGCCGATGCACAGATTATATAGAGATTATTCAAGATCATAGCAAAGCATTTAAACTTCTAGCTTTCTTTGAGCTAAACTTAGATCGCCAATGTAAGATGCATAAGAGAAGAATAGACATGTTGTTAGAGATTTGCAATGAGTTGAATCCTCAGCATTACCTGCTTGTGGTTCGACAGCTCACATATGAACTAGCAGAAATCTACAGCAGTATATTAGACATCAAATATATGATtttgagagaggagagagaacaACCTTCAGTCCATGCAATGAAGAAAATTAACAGCTTGGCTCATCAAAGCATAGAAAAGTATCAGGCATATATTGATTCCTTTAAAGAGAATAAACCTGATCTGCCCAAGGAGTATCCTGAACTGGAAACCAGACCAGCCCTTGTAGCTTGGTTCTGCATGGGAAGGTTGTACTCGAAAATATTTCCTTCAGATGTGAAGGAGAGATTGGATTACATTAAGATGACTGAGAAGTGCTACCAGTATATGATAGATTACTGCCAAAATTATCCAAAAGCCGCAGAGTGCATGCACAGCGAACTTGAAGTGTGTAAGGAAATGGTGGCACTCCTACCCGTCAAAATGGAGAAAATAAGACAGGAGGCTGAAATTTAGAGATTTTATTCAAaggaattttaaacaaaaataaagcCATTCAAATATGACAACTTGATATACTAGTATTTATTAATAAATTATGTTAATGactggttttcttttttttttaagatggAAGTTAGAAGTTATGCTGTATTTGctgcatcgtcggaaacccacggttgattacgcttcgttcctctctccatcatggagagaggaacgaagcgtaatcaaccgtgggtttccgacgatgtatTTGCTGTGATGTATAGTACAATTTACCTATAAGCTGCAACTACAAAAGATATGTGTATAACACATACATCCTTCACTCATCTTCGTTACAGAGCAGGGTTTCATACACGTACTACTGAAATGTCTTCcagatttaaatttaaaatgtatgtaatcATGATATTTTACTGCTTAAATGGATTACAATTATTTcacatttaaacattttttatagAATACCTACACTTTCATTGAGCCATAAAAGCCTGTAGCTGTAAATGCTGGGAAGTACTTATGCTTTTGATGTCGCAGctgcttaaaaaaaaaatggaaggaTACGAAAAATATAGAATAGGTGCATGTATTTCCttgatatttattcaataaagtATTATAAATGTTAATTTCGAGGTCCAATCAGGGTAACATATTTCAAGGTTTTTCGATATCTCCAATACAATTTGATCTACTGCAATAAAGCCTAACATAATGAATCTCTTACCAACAGCTGAGGtttatggatttttaaaaagtcataaaaggtcatggtcactattatttgcaaataagatggGTGAACAATAATCCTATTCATGATTGTAGGCACCGGTTGCGAATCGAGAGTTTAAAATCTGCATTGATGGTACACAAAGttacaatagatacagtatTGTACTAAAATGCTGTccaaaaaaatacatgtttatttaatttaaaaaacaacccaaatatatagatcatacttcaaagaaggatatttaatcaaaatcatcatcagaatttgtttcacaggcAGCATCATGTATATCAGAATTAAGCAGCTTTTAACACACACATAATTGCACTGGTGCCTGGAGTACCTAATTAAGGTACCAAATGACACTGCATATATGCTCGCAATATCCAACAGCACGTGCTCCGCATTTCCAATGACATATTAACTGATGTGAGTGAGAAACTTCACGttttgtggtgtaaatcaaatgaacAGCGTTTTCTGTATGGTGCAGTATTAATGCTAAATGATTTGTACTCAGTTTTTATCcaacaaatgtttttgaatatttacgACCTATCATTGAATAATGAAGCATGAAATGCAAGTCAAATTCAGCATCTGGACCATGATTTTGGAAAAGCATGAAtttcaaagatgtttcataTGTGCATGCAAGTTTAATGGCTTGTTTTCGAATTTTGACAAGTTATTCAATCTTGAACGAAGCATGTTGGAacaatgggccacatcgctcacctgagtcaccttggtccatgatttgaacaaacttgaatctgcactatcactatgtcagaaagctttcatgtaaatctcagcttttctggctcagtggttcttgagttctgaagaagattttccctatatgtaaaactttgatccccccttgtggtcccaacctactcccgggggccatgatttttacaaacttgaatctgcattatgtcgggaagctttcatgtaatgtcagcttttctagcgcagtggttcttgagaagatttttaatgattttccttatatatttgtatgtaaaatttgatcccttgcccggggaccatgatttttacaaacttgaatctgcactatgcaaGGAAGCTTTCGACTGCAAAGGTTATCTTTGGtccattatttcttaaaagaaaattttttaaagattttcttcatatatttgtatgtaaaactttgatcctctattgtggccccatcctaccaccgagagtcatgatttgaacaaatttgaatctgcaccatgtcaggaagctttcatgtaaatttccactttcctggcccagtagtttttgagaagatttttcctatatatttgttgcaaaactttgatcccctattgtggccccatcctaccccccagggggcgtaatttgaacaaacttgaatctgcactatgtcaggaagcttttatgtgaacctcagcttttctggctcagtggttcttgaggagatttttaaagattttccctttatatttgtaagcaaaactttgatcccatattgtggcccccatcctacaaccaggggccatgattttaacaaacttgaatgtgaactatgtcagaaagcttttatgtaatatcagcttttctggctcagtggttcttgagaaggagatttttaaagcattttcctatatatttgtatgtaaaactttgatcccgtattgtggcccatcctacccccaggggccatgattttaacaaacttgaatctgcactatgtcaggaagctttcatgtaaatctcagcttttctggctcagtggttcttgagaagatttttaaatgaccccaccctatttttttattatctctcctttgaagggggcatggcccttcatttgaacaaacttgaaagcccttcacccaaggatgtttttggcCAAGTCTGGTTATAATtgatccagtggttctgaagaagaagtcgaaaatgtaaaaagtttacgaACGGACAACAgacaatcagaaaagctcacttgagctttcagctcaggtgagctaacaaaacAAGGCAAAGagcttgtttacataaaaaagaattgtgagtgctgtatctcacttgtaactagTTAAGtgttgtaaaaaataaaaatgaaaaaataaaatttgaaaattttcagctcaaaatCATGTCCATACCTCTTTAAAGATATGTAAGCATTAACTTTGGAGAaagcgtttcggagtttattggcaatatttattcatttgaaagGTATAAATTCCTTTGTCATATATTTTTGGCATATCAATCTTGATTTTATTCCAACATTTTGATAGCCAGAAAAATTTCGTGCCAAATACAAATCAGACACACAGGTTTGCCTAAAATTTGATACAACTTATGAGTGAAAAGTTTTGTTGCTAATAAAATTCTTGTTGGTTGTAAAATGTTAGTCATCAAACATGCAATGTCCACATCCTTCACATAAAACACAAAAGCTCAAATATTCTAATTTCATTTATGTCCCAAATATTGCAGATTCCTTAATTTACAAAgtaattaatatttacattagTTTTTGCTTTTATCTTATTTACCACTAATCTAAATAGATACATGTCTTTAGGAGTATAGCGATTgcaatttaacattttcacaTATTGCTGAACAGCTATTTAGTCAAATTAagaacatgcatacaatatgAAATCTATAGTTTTGCAACTGAAACCTTTTTATTATGTCATTCAGAACAAAAATGAGTCAATCTGAAAttcaatatacaatatacagtaaaacacagcaAAGTGCTagaacaattttgatttattacaaatgtaaattgttatatccaataagttcataatatgttttaaaactacagggaatgaaaatcacttcactgtaagcattaaattcattataagtgtgttctctATAACTGTGTTTCACTGTATGTTATGTTGGATCTTATCTCTACATTGCATTAAAAACATATCTGAAGGCACATAACAATGAATGTAAATTCCTGATATTTGTTttgcatatacattgtaaagattatgatgaaacagaaactttctataattatacaaaaatgtaattttaaaataaaccaTTTAGTTTATGTAGacatcagaatttttttttaaataaatttctaCAGGTGTAAACACAGAAAATTCCTGAGGTTGGGTTTCAATATCTCAAATGAGtaaatgaaggattattttctCGCATTTCATTCACTTTGATGTTAATTGGGAAAGCTgataaaattcaaaacaataaaaatcctcatttgaacttaaATGCAAAAACCCTAATGAGACAGTTAGAAAGATCATATCTGGAAATAGTTTGCACAAGAGTGCTCAAAGATAAGCtacatcaaattgaaatttaaagaaaacaatacaaataattttacttCACCATGAAAAATCTTGCATGGGTGTCTGATATACTGAAGAAATCAGTCttgcatgtttaatttttatgtgataaTGCACAAGTTGtaataaaatgtattgtatCTTCTAATGCACCCTATGTTTGCAGAAAGGGAAACTGGAATATTGTGCACTTTTTCAACAAAACTCAAAAAAAGAAATTctggaaatgtaaacatttataaTGTTATTTACCTTGGAATCATAAGAATTTGTTCTATAAATATCCCACATTTACATGCGTGTGTACTCTTCATCAAAATAAAGTCAATTCAGGGGGCCAATACACAGGTACTTGTTTCATAGACTTTGTAAGCTATGTGTTATAAATAGCATAGCTTACAAAGTCTATGAAACAAGCACCTGTGGGCTAATACCACACACCTTTCAACATTAAAAGAGTATCTTCTTTATTTACAGTGGTGAAAACTACACCATAAATACAATTCTTTCTTCCAACTCACTAAGTTTTACTTTAGAAACATTTAAGACAATTATTTTACAATTAGCAATGCATTTACATAATATCACATATAATATCAAATAGACTAAAGGTTAAAATAGAACATACACTGCTACTGGGGAATGTTAAGAAATATCTTAAGATACAACAGGTACCAGTTTTAATATGagcaaattcatttttaaaagatgatGTCCATTGAAATCTGACACTGTGTATAGTATAAATAGCACTTCATGTCAGGACCTaacatttggggggggggggggggggggggggggttacattgACTACTATGTATTTCATCAAAGGTAATATTTTTTCCTGTCATAAATATATTGGATGTAATACAGAGTACATTTTtgctatattttttaaaaaaaaatgtagtgcaGTGACAAGAGTTATCAACTTATCTACcctttataatattttttatccaGATTCACTCAAGGGTGTGCGGGGATTAACCCTGGCCTGTATTCCATACATCCTGAGGCTACAGGTCTCAAATAAAGCCAGGATAAATCCCCACATAACCTCGAGAGGACCTgaataaaaaatttatttcctatGTAACCATATGATATTGCATGTAATTATTTAGtgattaaaataagaaattcatgcaagatattttacatgttCAATAAGCCAGTTGTAAATAACATAATGTGTGGAATCGTGACAAAGATGTTCAATGGAACAAAagtcatgatttttttcttagCATGCACAGATACAATGCTTTGTGATGTTAAGTTATTTAGCCCTAGCTTCAGTATGGTGTACGGAAATTTACACCCAGTTTGTTAACCAATCGAAACTCGTTCTACAAGATACATATGAAATAATAGTTTACATTGTGACTTTTATGGGATATTATAACCAACATATTTCCATAgttcaaaaattaattaatatcTTTACATAATGTGCATTCATAATTctaaattaataaaaactttgTTGATCCACAATATTCTTTATGCAAATGCCTGCCTGACTTTTTTGGGGACAGCCTCTTAAAAGATCACAATGGGGTTTGATATAAGGGAAGACACACTGTGAGCTATAAAACTAAACACAATGGTCGAAATCAATCAGATCACAGAGAGTTCAACCTTGAGTTCTTCATCATGAAGAGGCGGGTAAAAGACTGGCTCGTGTTTCGGACAGGTGCTCTGGGGAGTTTTATCATTGTAACAGTCTATTAACTGAAATTTCTTGTTCACACAAATCTCTATTTCATACAGcaactgtttctttgttttctcctacattaaaaagataaaaatcatataaaatacaatTACATCATACAGTTTTTcagataattgttttaaaagttattCCCCTTGATACAGCATACCTTGTCATAAACACACTGTACCACAGTATTCACACCAAGTTCTCTTTTCAGAGCTGCCTCTGTAGCATTAACCTTAAAAATAGAGcataaattatgtataatacCGGAAGAATGTAATGCTGTTATATTTGTGTTAGTACAAGAACATAATGCTTGACCATTATCAAGGGCACCACATGCAAAGCAGATCCTCCCCTAGCTTATTACAGAATTACTCAATAAGTATCATTAATACTGAAAGACAGAGTTCTACAACCTGGGACTGTAGATAGTATTCTGTGTTCACATCATTGTCATATCAACTACTATTTTCGAACTACAGGTGATTCTTGATAACTCAAAGTTCAAGCAACCTTGATAAAACTCCGAGAAATCGAGAGTTCAAGAGATCGAAATttggaaattgaaggtccgaaatatggttcagattttacagtaaccggaaatgtttaccaacaagatcctatcgttttgacatgttttccttcatatttgtcaggtagttaatttgatatgaaaataaagaaccttattttgcattaataaaaagatttctaagtttatgtatttatttgtttatcgcTAACTAAACAGTgcacaatgttatgtcgctttacaCAAATCAAAACttctaacgaatgagtaaaacagtgttttagagtaactttacacaaagaacaaactcgagaaatttaacagtctgtagatctctaacTTACAATGTAATGTctaaaacttactctctcgttGTCAAGTCAAAACAAATTACAGATTTTAGTCATAGTTGgattatataattttaatcaccACAAGACCCCATTGTAAGGTATAAACTGAtcaattagccaattatatactcaagtttgtcacctccacaaagaagcatGGGGATGTTTCACCCATGTAAACACATAACTACCACAGACACACTATCCTccagcattcaacaaaatccaggtaaagTCCAAGTGGAAATTATTACAAGATTGGGTAATggtgggtatacgctaccaccacttgagatcgagagtgaaaaacaatgaaatgtgttttacgggacccaacttcactttgagagattgaACGTTCGAGAGATCACTAGTAAATTGGCTctgttatatagagaaaaatttgggaccatgatttcactttgagagaccGAGAACTTTGAGAGATGGAAGTTCGAGTCATCACCTGTacaaccttttgaccttggtgTTGATGGTTATCTTCCTTACAATACCTGTCCTTACTGTAACAAGTATAAGACCATCATCCAAACGACTACTCTATACACGGCGTCCACAAAGTTTTTCTGGCTGCACATGTATGCATAACAAATAATAGTTAATTAGTTTAATCAGGGGTACATGTTTCAATACACCCCAAAGGTAACAAAAGCATAGGAAAAATCCTGTGCACTTCTGAACAGATCTAGATACTGAATTTATAATCTACTAGGATATTTCTCTGTATGCAGTAGATTTTCTAGAGCAACATAACTGTAATGAAATATGCTTTTGTGACATGACTACAACTATGTGCATATGGGAACAGTCATTGTGATGTAATACTCACTTTTACTTGGACATAAACCTGACTATTAGATAACAAGATGTGACTACAAAAAACTTCAGAACTgtacatatttaatattttgctttttataagttcatatttacattcactgaatctttcctcttatatttcttttgaaattgacattgttttcatcctaaataatgaatacatgtttgttgcaaactagttcaatCTGGTTTATTGGTACCGCATGTCTGCGTCATCATTACTAAATATGGAGCGTcaccaaggtcaaagggtatATTGGTTGTTCTGTGTCAACCATATTTTAGAAcgaaattacataaaaatatatataataaaatgtttttctttgttgttttatcggtgatgaaggtagcaaacattgcagaaaaaatttgcATAACCTACTAATAACGCAAGTTGtgaatttttctgcaatgattgctaccttcatcacctgataaaacaacaaagaaagaatgttattgtttaaataaatcaaagtgtACATGGAAGGGATACAAATTTTGGTCTGAATCCACCTACCATGTAGCCTGCTGTGTTGCTTGTTATTATTCCCTGGTTCAGGAGTATTCTAAAGCAAAGAAGACAAATTCAGTTAATTAATatttcgtaaatattttttactgAATAAACTAGGTCTAGAACATCTACCCAATTCTTCTTGGCCTGTTTGATTAGAAAtttatatcatgcatcaaattaTAGCAAAATTTACacccaaatttttttatttgcaaacaaaacaccttttctattataaaaaaaaatccatagaATATGCCGGTAAATTGAGAGATTGTATTACTTTTTGCATGGTGAAATCCTACTTCAAATTAAATGCTTTAACCAGCTGTTATACAAAATGGCGGTGTAGTGATCCACCTTAATATTCTTTGCTTTTGCTATCAAAACTAAAAATTGAaatcatcaaaacaataaaTGCCAAATAAGCTATATAAAGTAAACATTGAATTAGAAGATTGAATTTACTTTGTAAGGTTGTACTTGTTATACAACTGAAGTCCCATACTGAAGTATTTTAGCTGATTAGAGGTAGCAGGCAAGGAGATAGCACAAGTTCCATGTTTAGACCACTCATGTTTCCTACAACAGAAAGTTCCATAAGTCATATTATCTAgtctgacattttgtcacaaaattactgtattattctgaatgaattcatgaaattacaactgcagtgaaaataacaaatcatAGCAATTACTTGAAATTTAAGAAAACCAAAATACGCAATTTAGAGGTGAAAACAGATTTCACTACTTAAGATAAACAGGAGTCAAATTAAAGCTGTGTACAGTATAAACATGTCAGTAAATTCTCGAACAAAAATCAGAGTTACCTACCAAAAACTATTCTCCTTTGTATCAGGAAAAAGATTTGGCCAGTCCCTCTTCAGATCTGATACCAATGGCTGAAACAACAATGAAGATGtaagtacatatacatatgtgtaaAACTATCTCTGTGAATATAGTGTAGTACTAGAACTGCATGTCTACAAGAAAAAGAACATCATGGAGCCTACTCCATCTGTCACTATTTTAGTTCACCAATAAGTTCAAAGAGGTATGGCTAAATACATTCTGCATACCTCTGCACTTCTTACAAAGACAGACGTTCATTCACAAGATGTGTGTGGAACAATATACCATAGGACTGGAATTTTTGCAGGTTGAAATTTTTGTGATTTGATCCTTTAAAGGCAACAAATTA is a window from the Ostrea edulis chromosome 5, xbOstEdul1.1, whole genome shotgun sequence genome containing:
- the LOC125652725 gene encoding KIF-binding protein-like, whose translation is MATEWRHFLEEEGYEKFKEAIRLSDEESKDDPDDDPFRSKYRSREIFLEVKEKLKAYLEKFPENDRDQELVFLNCVIDLRLGINYIDTEELQSGEEYLAKVIDSTEKYKLDKNVADIYLHALNNLGILWFGRRNPEKALFYLLKAEELYFQYRTEVDGAPKFVAEYLKPDGEEKEKLEHLRNANFENSYTHTLYYMAQVYAKLDESEKSASCCHKTLQRQLDAHKYNPLDWAINAATLSQYFVTKDDYPQARHCLACAEVIYEETHLGEDENVSDDDKEKLQQGKADIRRCWAKYGLALLEFSKDRLLKASEEEETKQDQDQIEKDFEKFNLEVAFREEQITCKPLRDFEEARNVFLRVQTWLNEAKDFYVFDGRCTDYIEIIQDHSKAFKLLAFFELNLDRQCKMHKRRIDMLLEICNELNPQHYLLVVRQLTYELAEIYSSILDIKYMILREEREQPSVHAMKKINSLAHQSIEKYQAYIDSFKENKPDLPKEYPELETRPALVAWFCMGRLYSKIFPSDVKERLDYIKMTEKCYQYMIDYCQNYPKAAECMHSELEVCKEMVALLPVKMEKIRQEAEI
- the LOC125652728 gene encoding ribonuclease Oy-like, translated to MEYIYGIFIIAAFPVVFTDAVESWSYFSFAQQWPIAVCAQHTPCKIPQSVQGWGIHGLWPSADSKSRGPENCNSSWPFDINDVKPLVSDLKRDWPNLFPDTKENSFWKHEWSKHGTCAISLPATSNQLKYFSMGLQLYNKYNLTKILLNQGIITSNTAGYMVNATEAALKRELGVNTVVQCVYDKEKTKKQLLYEIEICVNKKFQLIDCYNDKTPQSTCPKHEPVFYPPLHDEELKVELSVI